Proteins from one Ananas comosus cultivar F153 linkage group 5, ASM154086v1, whole genome shotgun sequence genomic window:
- the LOC109710560 gene encoding acyl transferase 9-like: MGFTVTKISEERVRPAGPTPSGSLPLAWVDRYPTHRGLVESMHIFTKATEPARVIKEALAKALVFYYPLAGRIVEPVQGEPAIDCTADGVYFVEAEANCSLEEVNYLERPLMLSKDELVPYPSKEDWEIEPANTIMMMQITTFTCGGFVMGLRFNHASADGLGSAQFITAVGDLARGLPEPAVEPVWARETFPNPAVRPGPLPELPVLALDYIVLDLPGDYISRLKSQYLEHRGRHCSGFDVVVAKLWQCRTRALALAADSPVKLCFFASVRHLLKLERGYYGNSIFPVKMSAASGRIAAAGLMEVVDMIRDAKRRMAGEFLEFAKGEVAADPFQMTFNYESVYVSDWSKLGFAEVDYGWGPPKVVGPLVNNDFIASCVILKAPVPLDGARMLASCVTKQHSHEFLRGMKDLE; encoded by the exons atggGTTTCACGGTGACGAAGATCTCGGAGGAGCGGGTCCGACCGGCCGGTCCGACCCCGAGCGGTTCGCTCCCGCTGGCGTGGGTCGACCGGTACCCGACCCACCGGGGCCTGGTGGAGTCGATGCACATCTTCACCAAGGCCACCGAACCGGCCCGGGTCATCAAGGAAGCCCTCGCCAAGGCCCTCGTTTTCTACTACCCCCTCGCCGGTCGAATCGTCGAACCGGTTCAGGGCGAACCGGCCATCGATTGCACGGCCGATGGGGTCTATTTTGTCGAGGCCGAGGCGAATTGTAGCTTGGAGGAGGTGAATTACTTGGAGAGGCCCCTCATGCTCTCCAAAGATGAGCTCGTCCCCTACCCTAGCAAAGAGGATTGGGAGATCGAACCCGCGAATACGATTATGATGATGCAG atCACGACGTTCACGTGCGGCGGCTTCGTGATGGGGCTGCGCTTCAACCACGCGTCGGCGGACGGGCTGGGGTCGGCGCAGTTCATCACGGCGGTGGGGGACCTGGCCCGGGGGCTGCCGGAGCCGGCGGTGGAGCCGGTGTGGGCGCGGGAGACGTTCCCGAACCCGGCGGTGAGGCCGGGGCCGCTGCCGGAGCTGCCGGTGCTGGCCCTGGACTACATCGTGCTGGACTTGCCCGGCGACTACATCAGCCGGCTCAAGTCCCAGTACCTGGAGCACAGAGGGCGGCACTGCTCCGGGTTCGACGTGGTGGTGGCGAAGCTGTGGCAGTGCCGCACCCGCGCCCTGGCCCTGGCGGCCGACAGCCCGGTGAAGCTGTGCTTCTTCGCGAGCGTGCGGCACCTGCTGAAGCTGGAGCGCGGGTACTACGGGAACTCGATCTTCCCCGTGAAGATGTCGGCGGCGAGCGGGCGCATCGCGGCGGCGGGGCTGATGGAGGTGGTGGACATGATCAGGGACGCCAAGCGCAGGATGGCCGGGGAGTTCTTGGAGTTCGCGAAGGGGGAGGTGGCGGCCGACCCCTTCCAGATGACCTTCAACTACGAGTCCGTCTACGTGTCGGATTGGAGCAAGCTGGGCTTCGCCGAGGTGGACTACGGCTGGGGCCCGCCCAAGGTGGTGGGCCCCCTCGTCAACAACGACTTCATCGCCTCCTGCGTCATCCTCAAGGCGCCCGTGCCCCTCGACGGCGCGCGCATGCTCGCCAGCTGCGTCACCAAACAGCACTCCCACGAGTTCCTGCGGGGGATGAAGGATTTGGAGTGA
- the LOC109710966 gene encoding syntaxin-32-like — protein MMHSRSTQLSYRDRTDEFRAAVESLKKHLSFTTTTTDAPSGSATASRFDGSRSVVSIQSEFSKKASKIGLGIHQTSQKLTRLARLAKRTSIFDDPTVEIQELTAVIKKDITALNSGVLDLQLLCNSQSGSVNISKDTTSHSTTVVDNLKNRLMSTTKEFKEVLTMRTENLKAHDNRRQLFSSSASKDATNPFIRQRPLASRGSFDSTTPAPWANDSDSSPLFRRKKKNGDSSSSTQPVVQQQQQQQLAVQDSYMQSRAVALQNVESTIHELGNIFTQLATMVSQQGELAIRIDENMDDTLTNVEGAQGALLKYLSSISSNRWLMIKIFFILMVFLMVFLFFVA, from the exons ATGATGCATTCGAGATCTACGCAGCTATCGTATCGGGATCGAACAGATGAGTTCCGTGCCGCCGTAGAGAGCTTGAAGAAGCACCTATCATTCACCACCACCACAACAGATGCTCCCAGTGGTAGTGCCACCGCATCGAGATTCGATGGTTCGAGATCAGTGGTGTCAATCCAATCGGAGTTCAGCAAGAAGGCCTCGAAAATTGGGCTTGGGATCCATCAAACATCACAGAAGCTCACCAGACTCGCCAGAT TGGCAAAGAGGACATCAATTTTCGACGATCCCACTGTAGAGATACAGGAATTAACAGCAGTTATCAAGAAGGATATTACTGCTTTAAATTCTGGAGTTTTAGATCTTCAACTCCTTTGCAATTCTCAAAGTGGGAGTGTTAATATTTCAAAAGACACCACCAGTCATTCAACAACTGTAGTTGATAATCTGAAAAACCGCTTGATGAGCACAACGAAAGAATTTAAAGAAGTTCTGACTATGAGGACAGAG AATTTGAAGGCGCATGATAATAGAAGGCAGCTATTCTCTTCTTCTGCTTCGAAGGATGCAACCAATCCTTTCATTCGCCAACGCCCTCTGGCTTCTAGGGGATCTTTTGACTCTACAACTCCAGCACCATGGGCAAATGATTCGGATTCATCTCCATTGTTCCGAAG GAAAAAGAAGAATGGGGACTCGTCGTCATCAACCCAGCCTGTAGtacagcagcaacagcagcagcaactgGCGGTACAGGATAGTTACATGCAGAGCAGGGCGGTGGCTCTTCAAAATGTCGAATCAACGATTCATGAGCTGGGCAACATCTTTACACAACTTGCTACCATGGTTTCTCAACAAGGAGAGCTTGCTATCAG GATTGATGAGAACATGGATGACACATTGACGAATGTGGAGGGAGCACAGGGGGCTCTGCTCAAGTATCTTAGCAGCATATCCTCGAATAGGTGGCTGATGATCAAGATATTCTTCATCTTGATGGTCTTCCTCATGGTTTTCCTATTCTTCGTTGCGTAA
- the LOC109710661 gene encoding DNA topoisomerase 1-like, with product MVGGGNRRDDGPLRINSTNVFAALDTLKKKKKSDKVSSSSKSKGSSKGPVEEKEPEPQVFWAPAPLNSRNWADVEDEDDDDYYATTKPLQTIWASSEQQETAAMDEESESEDDGIEIDVGDDDADAEEEPEHDEPEDAVPAEQEVEKPHPPLVQAKDTERQLSKKELKKKELAELDAVLAEFGISTNDNNSSQSNRAEKKADEQNGNGVKKDNAPAASESKSAKKKKAKKDKSAKEAKEQQEQPDAAVTNKTPNEVPNVEPEEETSAVDVKERIKKVTSAKKKKSGKEVDAAAKAAAMEAAARSARLVAAKKKEKNHYNQQPVR from the exons ATGGTTGGAGGTGGGAACAGGCGCGACGATGGGCCGCTGAGGATCAACAGCACGAACGTGTTTGCGGCGCTCGACAccctaaagaagaagaagaagtccgATAAGGTTTCGTCGTCCTCGAAGAGCAAGGGATCGTCGAAGGGCCCAGTGGAGGAGAAGGAGCCGGAGCCGCAGGTGTTCTGGGCACCGGCGCCATTGAACTCCAGGAATTGGGCGGACGTGGaggatgaagatgatgatgacTACTATGCCACGACAAAGCCGCTTCAGACTATCTGGGCCTCATCGGAGCAGCAGGAGACAGCGGCGATGGATGAG GAAAGTGAGAGTGAAGATGATGGAATTGAGATTGATGTTGGTGATGATGATGCTGATGCTGAGGAGGAACCTGAGCATGATGAGCCTGAAGATGCTGTTCCAGCTGAACAAGAAGTAGAGAAGCCTCATCCTCCTCTTGTACAAGCTAAAGATACAGAGAGGCAGCTCTCTAAGAAGGAGCTGAAGAAAAAGGAATTGGCAGAACTGGACGCAGTTTTGGCCGAGTTTGGTATTTCCACCAATGACAACAATTCTAGTCAATCTAATAGGg CTGAGAAGAAAGCAGATGAGCAAAATGGTAACGGAGTTAAAAAGGATAATGCCCCTGCAGCTTCGGAGAGCAAGAGTGCGAAGAAGAAAAAGGCCAAGAAAGACAAATCTGCAAAAGAGGCTAAAGAGCAGCAGGAACAGCCCGATGCTGCTGTAACCAATAAAACCCCGAATGAAGTCCCCAATGTTGAACCAGAAGAGGAGACTTCCGCGGTGGACGTGAAGGAGAGGATAAAGAAGGTGACTtcagcgaagaagaagaagtcggGGAAAGAGGTGGATGCTGCTGCAAAAGCCGCTGCAATGGAAGCTGCTGCTAGGAGCGCCAGGCTGGTGGCggcaaagaagaaagaaaagaaccaCTACAATCAACAGCCCGTTCGGTAA